A window of Alkalibaculum bacchi genomic DNA:
TGGAATCCAGATTTCGCTCCGATGCTTTGGATTTTCAGTGTCTGGACTCTCGTTCCACAAAATTTCAGGACCAATGGCTGCCTCATATCCTGAAGATGGAAACCACTCTGAGTATATCCTTCCCCATATATTTTGAAGTGTTTCCGGGAATGGCCCAATGGATTCGAAAACTGCCCAGGTACTGGCTTCTATTTCCAATACATCGAATTCTGCTGTTTCATCACTTGAAGTTGCTACACCGATATAATGATCCAGCCTACCGTTTTCTTCCATTCTTCCTTCCGAGAAGTTAGTAGATGCACTAATAATCCCTATTGGTTCTACATTTGAAAGTGATTTTAATTCTTTAATAACCTCAGGGACTAAAAGTTCAGTCATTTTTGCAATCTCTGGATTGACACCTTCAAAAATAATTGGAACTCTCTTCTTAAATCCTACTAATTTAAATGCCTCTTTTTCAATGATACGATAATTCATCTCGCATCCTCCTTTAATTGATAATTGAAAGGTCATTTGAGGATAGGCCTTTAACTGTGTATTCTCGCTCCTTGCTTCAGAAGGAAGAATACCATGCATAGAATGAAAAGCACGGGAAAATGAATCAGCTGAATTATAGCTATATTTGACGGCTACATCAATTATTTTCAAATCCCTATCTTTCAAATCAAGTGCAGCCAGCGTCAGTCTTCTTCTACGAATATATTCTGATAAGCTTATGCCTGATAAAAAAGAAAACATACGCCTAAAATGATATTCTGAACAGTAAGCGATTTTAGAAACTTCACTATAATCGATATCCTCAGTTAAGTGCTCATCAATATAAACCATTGCGTTATTCATGCTACTTAAAGAATCCATCAAATACCTCCTTTCATCATCGATGTTATCAAAGGATGCGCTTACCCATCCGACAATCTGTGCACTATATAGTCGACTCATATTATTACGGTTGATCATAATATAATCTGATGTTATATATTTGCATTCGCTCGTTCCACGATTTCCTGGACTATCGACGTTTTGGCATCAATCTCTGATGTGCCCGAACTGAACACATGCAGATTGATGTCGGTATCGGGTCATTTAAACAGACGATGCTCGAACCAGTCAGACTCACGAATCCGCAATATTTAGAGCTTTTAATGTCGCTTCATCACTGCCCGGTCCCTGCCGTTCGTTATCCTTATGAAATTCTATGATTAATTCTAATAAATCCATTTTAATTCTCCTTGTAAAATATTTATTTCATCTATGATACACTACTCTGAAATGAGGCTACCAAGATTTTTCAAATCGTTCTTATCCACTTCTCGAAGCTCATATCCACTATGAAATAATTTTTGTTTCTATATTATTTACATCCTTTTCTTGCAGATACAATCAACATCATGGGACGGCGCATTTCATCCTCCATCCCCGGAATATCCATCATGTTTTCTGGTGGTTGTGGCTCCACAATCTGATTTATTATAAAACCATTTGAAAGCAGTGTATTTAGATATGTGGTCAGTGTTCTATGATATTTTGTAATCTTTTCTCCCAAAAATACAGCTGTCCGTTTTCCCTCATAATAATAATTGTCCACCGGGAAATGCAGTATTTCTCCTTTTTCGTTATAATACCAGCCTTGTGTTCCATAGGAAGTAAAAACAGGATGTTCAATCGTAAAAATAAGTGTTCCATTTGGTTTTAACATTTTATACAAGTTACTAATCATATCCTCATAGTCTTCTATATAATGAAATGCCAATGAACTGAGCATTATATCAAAGCTCTCATCTGGAAAACTTACATCTTCTATAGCACAACATCTATATTCAATCTGTGGAAAATGCGTTTTTTCTTTTGCTACTTTAAGCATTTTATGTGAAATATCAACACCTACTACAGAAGAGGCGCCATTTTCCATAGCATAGATGCTGTGCCAACCATAGCCGCATCCTAAGTCAAGTACACGCTTATCTTTAAAATTTGGTAGCAGCTTTCTCAATGTTTCCCATTCTCCTGCACCAGCCAGACCCTGCTGCGAACGACTCATTTGACTGTACTTTTGAAAAAATATATTGTCATCATATTTGTTTTCTTTCATCTGAATTCCCCTCGTTTAAA
This region includes:
- a CDS encoding class I SAM-dependent methyltransferase, which translates into the protein MKENKYDDNIFFQKYSQMSRSQQGLAGAGEWETLRKLLPNFKDKRVLDLGCGYGWHSIYAMENGASSVVGVDISHKMLKVAKEKTHFPQIEYRCCAIEDVSFPDESFDIMLSSLAFHYIEDYEDMISNLYKMLKPNGTLIFTIEHPVFTSYGTQGWYYNEKGEILHFPVDNYYYEGKRTAVFLGEKITKYHRTLTTYLNTLLSNGFIINQIVEPQPPENMMDIPGMEDEMRRPMMLIVSARKGCK
- a CDS encoding AraC family transcriptional regulator: MDSLSSMNNAMVYIDEHLTEDIDYSEVSKIAYCSEYHFRRMFSFLSGISLSEYIRRRRLTLAALDLKDRDLKIIDVAVKYSYNSADSFSRAFHSMHGILPSEARSENTQLKAYPQMTFQLSIKGGCEMNYRIIEKEAFKLVGFKKRVPIIFEGVNPEIAKMTELLVPEVIKELKSLSNVEPIGIISASTNFSEGRMEENGRLDHYIGVATSSDETAEFDVLEIEASTWAVFESIGPFPETLQNIWGRIYSEWFPSSGYEAAIGPEILWNESPDTENPKHRSEIWIPVKKKDIK